One region of Miscanthus floridulus cultivar M001 chromosome 19, ASM1932011v1, whole genome shotgun sequence genomic DNA includes:
- the LOC136526792 gene encoding probable sucrose-phosphate synthase 3 isoform X1 produces MYGNDNWINSYLDAILDAGKGAAAAGAGASGRGGGGGGDRPSLLLRERGHFSPARYFVEEVITGYDETDLYKTWLRANAMRSPQEKNTRLENMTWRIWNLARKKKEFEKEEANRSSKRRLETEKPRNDATAEMSEDLFEGVKGEDAGDPSVAYGDSTTGNTPRISSFDKLYIVLISLHGLIRGENMELGRDSDTGGQVKYVVELAKALSSCPGVYRVDLLTRQILAPNFDRGYGEPDEMLASTSFKNFKCERGENSGAHIIRIPFGPKDKHLAKENIWPFIQEFVDGALGHIVRMSKTIGEETGSVCPVWPAVIHGHYASAGVAAALLSGALNVPMVFTGHFLGKDKLEGLLKQGRQTREQINVTYKIMRRIEAEELSLDASEIVIASTRQEIEEQWNLYDGFEVMLARKLRALVKRGANCYGRYMPRMVIIPPGVEFGQLIHDFDIYGDEDNPSPASEDPSIWFEIMRFFTNPRKPMILAIARPYAEKNIATLVKAFGECHPLRELANLTLIMGNREAISKMNKISAAVLTSVLTLIDEYDLYGQVAYPKHHKHSEVPDIYRLAARTKGAFVNVAYFEQFGVTLIEAAMHGLPVIATKHGAPVEIHQVLENGLLVDPHDQHAIADALYKMLSEKQFWSRCRDNGLKNIHQFSWPEHCKNYLSRILTLGPRHPAFACKEDQKVPVKCRKHIFVIAVDSVNKEDLIQIIRNSVEATRTGTMSGSTGFVLSTSLTIAELQSVIVRTGMLPTDFDAFICNSGSDIYYPSQSSDVPSNSRVTFALDHNYRSHIEYRWGGEGLRKYLVKWASAVVERRGRTEKQIIFEDSEHTSTYCLAFRVVNPNHLPPLKELQKLMRIQSLRCHALYNHGATRLSVIPIHASRSQALRYLSICWGIELLDAVVIVGETGDSDYEELFGGLYKTVILKGGFNTPANRIHTVRRYPLQDVVALDSSNIIAIEGFSTGDIRSAMQQQLGIPTQ; encoded by the exons ATGTACGGCAACGACAACTGGATCAACAGCTACCTCGACGCCATCCTCGATGCCGGCAAGGGCGCCGCGGCCGCGGGCGCCGGCGCCAGCGGCcggggcggaggcggaggcggggaCCGGCCCTCGCTGCTGCTCCGCGAGCGCGGCCACTTCTCCCCCGCGCGCTACTTCGTCGAGGAGGTCATCACCGGCTACGACGAGACCGACCTCTACAAGACCTGGCTCCGG GCGAACGCGATGCGGAGCCCGCAGGAGAAGAACACGCGGCTGGAGAACATGACCTGGAGGATCTGGAACCTcgccaggaagaagaaggag TTTGAGAAAGAGGAAGCCAACCGCTCGTCCAAACGCCGTCTAGAGACTGAGAAGCCACGGAATGATGCTACTGCAGAAATGTCTGAAGATCTTTTTGAAGGAGTGAAGGGAGAAGATGCTGGTGATCCATCTGTTGCCTACGGTGACAGCACAACTGGGAACACACCTAGgatcagttcatttgacaagCTATACATAGTGTTAATCAG TCTTCATGGCCTGATACGTGGAGAGAATATGGAGCTTGGCCGTGATTCAGATACTGGTGGCCAG GTCAAATATGTCGTGGAACTTGCTAAAGCATTAAGTTCATGTCCTGGAGTTTACCGGGTTGATCTATTGACAAGACAAATCTTAGCCCCAAATTTCGATCGTGGCTATGGTGAACCAGATGAGATGCTGGCTTCGACAAGTTTCAAGAACTTTAAATGCGAACGAGGAGAGAACAGTGGTGCACATATCATCAGAATACCATTTGGCCCCAAAGACAAGCATCTAGCTAAAGAAAATATCTGGCCTTTCATTCAAGAATTTGTTGATGGTGCGCTAGGTCATATTGTGCGCATGTCAAAAACTATAGGCGAAGAAACTGGCAGTGTGTGTCCAGTGTGGCCTGCTGTGATTCATGGCCATTATGCCAGTGCAGGAGTTGCTGCTGCTCTACTATCTGGAGCACTTAATGTTCCCATGGTGTTTACCGGGCATTTTCTTGGGAAAGATAAGCTGGAAGGGCTTCTCAAGCAAGGGAGACAGACAAGAGAACAAATAAACGTGACATACAAAATAATGCGCCGAATTGAGGCAGAGGAGTTGTCTCTTGATGCATCTGAAATAGTTATTGCAAGCACGAGGCAAGAAATAGAAGAACAATGGAACTTGTATGATGGTTTTGAAGTAATGCTTGCGAGGAAGCTCCGTGCGTTAGTCAAGCGTGGTGCCAACTGTTATGGTCGTTATATGCCTCGTATGGTT ATAATTCCTCCAGGAGTTGAATTTGGCCAATTGATTCATGATTTTGATATCTATGGAGACGAAGATAACCCATCTCCAGCCTCTGAGGATCCATCTATTTGGTTTGAG ATAATGCGGTTCTTCACAAATCCTAGGAAACCTATGATTCTGGCTATTGCCCGTCCATATGCTGAAAAGAATATTGCAACGCTTGTGAAAGCATTTGGTGAATGCCACCCGTTGAGGGAACTTGCTAACCTT ACATTGATAATGGGCAACCGTGAGGCTATTTCCAAAATGAACAAAATCAGTGCAGCTGTTTTGACATCGGTGCTTACATTGATTGATGAATATGATTTATATGGTCAAGTGGCATACCCAAAGCATCACAAGCACTCTGAAGTTCCTGATATTTATCGTTTAGCAGCAAGAACAAAG GGCGCTTTTGTAAATGTTGCTTACTTTGAACAATTTGGTGTCACCTTGATAGAG GCTGCCATGCACGGGTTGCCTGTTATTGCAACAAAACATGGGGCTCCTGTTGAAATTCATCAG GTTCTGGAAAATGGTCTCCTTGTTGATCCCCATGATCAGCATGCAATTGCAGATGCCCTCTATAAGATGCTTTCTGAAAAGCAGTTTTGGTCAAGATGTCGAGATAATGGATTGAAAAATATACACCAATTTTCTTGGCCTGAACATTGCAAGAATTACTTGTCAAGGATATTAACTCTGGGTCCAAGACATCCTGCTTTCGCATGCAAAGAAGACCAGAAGGTGCCTGTGAAGTGCAGGAAGCATATATTTGTTATTGCTGTAGACTCCGTTAACAAGGAAGATTTAATTCAGATTATCAGAAATTCTGTTGAGGCTACACGCACTGGAACTATGTCAGGTTCTACAGGTTTCGTGTTGTCGACTTCACTGACAATAGCAGAGCTACAGTCTGTAATAGTACGCACAGGCATGCTCCCTACTGACTTTGATGCCTTTATATGCAATAGTGGGAGTGATATATATTATCCATCACAGTCTAGTGATGTGCCAAGCAATTCCCGTGTTACATTTGCATTGGACCATAACTACCGATCACATATCGAGTATCGTTGGGGAGGAGAAGGTTTAAGGAAGTACTTAGTTAAGTGGGCTTCTGCAGTAGTAGAAAGAAGGGGGAGAACTGAAAAGCAAATCATCTTTGAAGATTCAGAACACACTTCAACATATTGTCTTGCATTTAGAGTGGTTAATCCAAATCAT TTGCCTCCTTTGAAGGAGCTGCAAAAGTTGATGAGAATCCAGTCACTGCGTTGTCATGCTCTATATAACCATGGTGCCACCAGGCTATCTGTAATTCCAATTCATGCATCGCGATCTCAGGCTCTAAG GTATTTGTCTATTTGCTGGGGCATAGAGTTGCTAGATGCTGTGGTCATTGTTGGTGAAACTGGTGATTCTGATTACGAGGAACTGTTTGGAGGTCTTTACAAGACAGTCATCCTTAAGGGTGGATTCAACACTCCTGCGAATAGGATCCATACGGTCAGAAGGTACCCTTTACAGGATGTTGTTGCTCTTGATAGCTCAAATATCATTGCAATTGAGGGATTCAGCACTGGTGACATCAGGTCTGCTATGCAACAACAGCTTGGTATACCCACACAATGA
- the LOC136526792 gene encoding probable sucrose-phosphate synthase 3 isoform X3 has translation MSEDLFEGVKGEDAGDPSVAYGDSTTGNTPRISSFDKLYIVLISLHGLIRGENMELGRDSDTGGQVKYVVELAKALSSCPGVYRVDLLTRQILAPNFDRGYGEPDEMLASTSFKNFKCERGENSGAHIIRIPFGPKDKHLAKENIWPFIQEFVDGALGHIVRMSKTIGEETGSVCPVWPAVIHGHYASAGVAAALLSGALNVPMVFTGHFLGKDKLEGLLKQGRQTREQINVTYKIMRRIEAEELSLDASEIVIASTRQEIEEQWNLYDGFEVMLARKLRALVKRGANCYGRYMPRMVIIPPGVEFGQLIHDFDIYGDEDNPSPASEDPSIWFEIMRFFTNPRKPMILAIARPYAEKNIATLVKAFGECHPLRELANLTLIMGNREAISKMNKISAAVLTSVLTLIDEYDLYGQVAYPKHHKHSEVPDIYRLAARTKGAFVNVAYFEQFGVTLIEAAMHGLPVIATKHGAPVEIHQVLENGLLVDPHDQHAIADALYKMLSEKQFWSRCRDNGLKNIHQFSWPEHCKNYLSRILTLGPRHPAFACKEDQKVPVKCRKHIFVIAVDSVNKEDLIQIIRNSVEATRTGTMSGSTGFVLSTSLTIAELQSVIVRTGMLPTDFDAFICNSGSDIYYPSQSSDVPSNSRVTFALDHNYRSHIEYRWGGEGLRKYLVKWASAVVERRGRTEKQIIFEDSEHTSTYCLAFRVVNPNHLPPLKELQKLMRIQSLRCHALYNHGATRLSVIPIHASRSQALRYLSICWGIELLDAVVIVGETGDSDYEELFGGLYKTVILKGGFNTPANRIHTVRRYPLQDVVALDSSNIIAIEGFSTGDIRSAMQQQLGIPTQ, from the exons ATGTCTGAAGATCTTTTTGAAGGAGTGAAGGGAGAAGATGCTGGTGATCCATCTGTTGCCTACGGTGACAGCACAACTGGGAACACACCTAGgatcagttcatttgacaagCTATACATAGTGTTAATCAG TCTTCATGGCCTGATACGTGGAGAGAATATGGAGCTTGGCCGTGATTCAGATACTGGTGGCCAG GTCAAATATGTCGTGGAACTTGCTAAAGCATTAAGTTCATGTCCTGGAGTTTACCGGGTTGATCTATTGACAAGACAAATCTTAGCCCCAAATTTCGATCGTGGCTATGGTGAACCAGATGAGATGCTGGCTTCGACAAGTTTCAAGAACTTTAAATGCGAACGAGGAGAGAACAGTGGTGCACATATCATCAGAATACCATTTGGCCCCAAAGACAAGCATCTAGCTAAAGAAAATATCTGGCCTTTCATTCAAGAATTTGTTGATGGTGCGCTAGGTCATATTGTGCGCATGTCAAAAACTATAGGCGAAGAAACTGGCAGTGTGTGTCCAGTGTGGCCTGCTGTGATTCATGGCCATTATGCCAGTGCAGGAGTTGCTGCTGCTCTACTATCTGGAGCACTTAATGTTCCCATGGTGTTTACCGGGCATTTTCTTGGGAAAGATAAGCTGGAAGGGCTTCTCAAGCAAGGGAGACAGACAAGAGAACAAATAAACGTGACATACAAAATAATGCGCCGAATTGAGGCAGAGGAGTTGTCTCTTGATGCATCTGAAATAGTTATTGCAAGCACGAGGCAAGAAATAGAAGAACAATGGAACTTGTATGATGGTTTTGAAGTAATGCTTGCGAGGAAGCTCCGTGCGTTAGTCAAGCGTGGTGCCAACTGTTATGGTCGTTATATGCCTCGTATGGTT ATAATTCCTCCAGGAGTTGAATTTGGCCAATTGATTCATGATTTTGATATCTATGGAGACGAAGATAACCCATCTCCAGCCTCTGAGGATCCATCTATTTGGTTTGAG ATAATGCGGTTCTTCACAAATCCTAGGAAACCTATGATTCTGGCTATTGCCCGTCCATATGCTGAAAAGAATATTGCAACGCTTGTGAAAGCATTTGGTGAATGCCACCCGTTGAGGGAACTTGCTAACCTT ACATTGATAATGGGCAACCGTGAGGCTATTTCCAAAATGAACAAAATCAGTGCAGCTGTTTTGACATCGGTGCTTACATTGATTGATGAATATGATTTATATGGTCAAGTGGCATACCCAAAGCATCACAAGCACTCTGAAGTTCCTGATATTTATCGTTTAGCAGCAAGAACAAAG GGCGCTTTTGTAAATGTTGCTTACTTTGAACAATTTGGTGTCACCTTGATAGAG GCTGCCATGCACGGGTTGCCTGTTATTGCAACAAAACATGGGGCTCCTGTTGAAATTCATCAG GTTCTGGAAAATGGTCTCCTTGTTGATCCCCATGATCAGCATGCAATTGCAGATGCCCTCTATAAGATGCTTTCTGAAAAGCAGTTTTGGTCAAGATGTCGAGATAATGGATTGAAAAATATACACCAATTTTCTTGGCCTGAACATTGCAAGAATTACTTGTCAAGGATATTAACTCTGGGTCCAAGACATCCTGCTTTCGCATGCAAAGAAGACCAGAAGGTGCCTGTGAAGTGCAGGAAGCATATATTTGTTATTGCTGTAGACTCCGTTAACAAGGAAGATTTAATTCAGATTATCAGAAATTCTGTTGAGGCTACACGCACTGGAACTATGTCAGGTTCTACAGGTTTCGTGTTGTCGACTTCACTGACAATAGCAGAGCTACAGTCTGTAATAGTACGCACAGGCATGCTCCCTACTGACTTTGATGCCTTTATATGCAATAGTGGGAGTGATATATATTATCCATCACAGTCTAGTGATGTGCCAAGCAATTCCCGTGTTACATTTGCATTGGACCATAACTACCGATCACATATCGAGTATCGTTGGGGAGGAGAAGGTTTAAGGAAGTACTTAGTTAAGTGGGCTTCTGCAGTAGTAGAAAGAAGGGGGAGAACTGAAAAGCAAATCATCTTTGAAGATTCAGAACACACTTCAACATATTGTCTTGCATTTAGAGTGGTTAATCCAAATCAT TTGCCTCCTTTGAAGGAGCTGCAAAAGTTGATGAGAATCCAGTCACTGCGTTGTCATGCTCTATATAACCATGGTGCCACCAGGCTATCTGTAATTCCAATTCATGCATCGCGATCTCAGGCTCTAAG GTATTTGTCTATTTGCTGGGGCATAGAGTTGCTAGATGCTGTGGTCATTGTTGGTGAAACTGGTGATTCTGATTACGAGGAACTGTTTGGAGGTCTTTACAAGACAGTCATCCTTAAGGGTGGATTCAACACTCCTGCGAATAGGATCCATACGGTCAGAAGGTACCCTTTACAGGATGTTGTTGCTCTTGATAGCTCAAATATCATTGCAATTGAGGGATTCAGCACTGGTGACATCAGGTCTGCTATGCAACAACAGCTTGGTATACCCACACAATGA
- the LOC136526792 gene encoding probable sucrose-phosphate synthase 3 isoform X2: MFLPYLIATYDGFEKEEANRSSKRRLETEKPRNDATAEMSEDLFEGVKGEDAGDPSVAYGDSTTGNTPRISSFDKLYIVLISLHGLIRGENMELGRDSDTGGQVKYVVELAKALSSCPGVYRVDLLTRQILAPNFDRGYGEPDEMLASTSFKNFKCERGENSGAHIIRIPFGPKDKHLAKENIWPFIQEFVDGALGHIVRMSKTIGEETGSVCPVWPAVIHGHYASAGVAAALLSGALNVPMVFTGHFLGKDKLEGLLKQGRQTREQINVTYKIMRRIEAEELSLDASEIVIASTRQEIEEQWNLYDGFEVMLARKLRALVKRGANCYGRYMPRMVIIPPGVEFGQLIHDFDIYGDEDNPSPASEDPSIWFEIMRFFTNPRKPMILAIARPYAEKNIATLVKAFGECHPLRELANLTLIMGNREAISKMNKISAAVLTSVLTLIDEYDLYGQVAYPKHHKHSEVPDIYRLAARTKGAFVNVAYFEQFGVTLIEAAMHGLPVIATKHGAPVEIHQVLENGLLVDPHDQHAIADALYKMLSEKQFWSRCRDNGLKNIHQFSWPEHCKNYLSRILTLGPRHPAFACKEDQKVPVKCRKHIFVIAVDSVNKEDLIQIIRNSVEATRTGTMSGSTGFVLSTSLTIAELQSVIVRTGMLPTDFDAFICNSGSDIYYPSQSSDVPSNSRVTFALDHNYRSHIEYRWGGEGLRKYLVKWASAVVERRGRTEKQIIFEDSEHTSTYCLAFRVVNPNHLPPLKELQKLMRIQSLRCHALYNHGATRLSVIPIHASRSQALRYLSICWGIELLDAVVIVGETGDSDYEELFGGLYKTVILKGGFNTPANRIHTVRRYPLQDVVALDSSNIIAIEGFSTGDIRSAMQQQLGIPTQ; the protein is encoded by the exons ATGTTTCTGCCTTATCTGATCGCTACTTATGATGGG TTTGAGAAAGAGGAAGCCAACCGCTCGTCCAAACGCCGTCTAGAGACTGAGAAGCCACGGAATGATGCTACTGCAGAAATGTCTGAAGATCTTTTTGAAGGAGTGAAGGGAGAAGATGCTGGTGATCCATCTGTTGCCTACGGTGACAGCACAACTGGGAACACACCTAGgatcagttcatttgacaagCTATACATAGTGTTAATCAG TCTTCATGGCCTGATACGTGGAGAGAATATGGAGCTTGGCCGTGATTCAGATACTGGTGGCCAG GTCAAATATGTCGTGGAACTTGCTAAAGCATTAAGTTCATGTCCTGGAGTTTACCGGGTTGATCTATTGACAAGACAAATCTTAGCCCCAAATTTCGATCGTGGCTATGGTGAACCAGATGAGATGCTGGCTTCGACAAGTTTCAAGAACTTTAAATGCGAACGAGGAGAGAACAGTGGTGCACATATCATCAGAATACCATTTGGCCCCAAAGACAAGCATCTAGCTAAAGAAAATATCTGGCCTTTCATTCAAGAATTTGTTGATGGTGCGCTAGGTCATATTGTGCGCATGTCAAAAACTATAGGCGAAGAAACTGGCAGTGTGTGTCCAGTGTGGCCTGCTGTGATTCATGGCCATTATGCCAGTGCAGGAGTTGCTGCTGCTCTACTATCTGGAGCACTTAATGTTCCCATGGTGTTTACCGGGCATTTTCTTGGGAAAGATAAGCTGGAAGGGCTTCTCAAGCAAGGGAGACAGACAAGAGAACAAATAAACGTGACATACAAAATAATGCGCCGAATTGAGGCAGAGGAGTTGTCTCTTGATGCATCTGAAATAGTTATTGCAAGCACGAGGCAAGAAATAGAAGAACAATGGAACTTGTATGATGGTTTTGAAGTAATGCTTGCGAGGAAGCTCCGTGCGTTAGTCAAGCGTGGTGCCAACTGTTATGGTCGTTATATGCCTCGTATGGTT ATAATTCCTCCAGGAGTTGAATTTGGCCAATTGATTCATGATTTTGATATCTATGGAGACGAAGATAACCCATCTCCAGCCTCTGAGGATCCATCTATTTGGTTTGAG ATAATGCGGTTCTTCACAAATCCTAGGAAACCTATGATTCTGGCTATTGCCCGTCCATATGCTGAAAAGAATATTGCAACGCTTGTGAAAGCATTTGGTGAATGCCACCCGTTGAGGGAACTTGCTAACCTT ACATTGATAATGGGCAACCGTGAGGCTATTTCCAAAATGAACAAAATCAGTGCAGCTGTTTTGACATCGGTGCTTACATTGATTGATGAATATGATTTATATGGTCAAGTGGCATACCCAAAGCATCACAAGCACTCTGAAGTTCCTGATATTTATCGTTTAGCAGCAAGAACAAAG GGCGCTTTTGTAAATGTTGCTTACTTTGAACAATTTGGTGTCACCTTGATAGAG GCTGCCATGCACGGGTTGCCTGTTATTGCAACAAAACATGGGGCTCCTGTTGAAATTCATCAG GTTCTGGAAAATGGTCTCCTTGTTGATCCCCATGATCAGCATGCAATTGCAGATGCCCTCTATAAGATGCTTTCTGAAAAGCAGTTTTGGTCAAGATGTCGAGATAATGGATTGAAAAATATACACCAATTTTCTTGGCCTGAACATTGCAAGAATTACTTGTCAAGGATATTAACTCTGGGTCCAAGACATCCTGCTTTCGCATGCAAAGAAGACCAGAAGGTGCCTGTGAAGTGCAGGAAGCATATATTTGTTATTGCTGTAGACTCCGTTAACAAGGAAGATTTAATTCAGATTATCAGAAATTCTGTTGAGGCTACACGCACTGGAACTATGTCAGGTTCTACAGGTTTCGTGTTGTCGACTTCACTGACAATAGCAGAGCTACAGTCTGTAATAGTACGCACAGGCATGCTCCCTACTGACTTTGATGCCTTTATATGCAATAGTGGGAGTGATATATATTATCCATCACAGTCTAGTGATGTGCCAAGCAATTCCCGTGTTACATTTGCATTGGACCATAACTACCGATCACATATCGAGTATCGTTGGGGAGGAGAAGGTTTAAGGAAGTACTTAGTTAAGTGGGCTTCTGCAGTAGTAGAAAGAAGGGGGAGAACTGAAAAGCAAATCATCTTTGAAGATTCAGAACACACTTCAACATATTGTCTTGCATTTAGAGTGGTTAATCCAAATCAT TTGCCTCCTTTGAAGGAGCTGCAAAAGTTGATGAGAATCCAGTCACTGCGTTGTCATGCTCTATATAACCATGGTGCCACCAGGCTATCTGTAATTCCAATTCATGCATCGCGATCTCAGGCTCTAAG GTATTTGTCTATTTGCTGGGGCATAGAGTTGCTAGATGCTGTGGTCATTGTTGGTGAAACTGGTGATTCTGATTACGAGGAACTGTTTGGAGGTCTTTACAAGACAGTCATCCTTAAGGGTGGATTCAACACTCCTGCGAATAGGATCCATACGGTCAGAAGGTACCCTTTACAGGATGTTGTTGCTCTTGATAGCTCAAATATCATTGCAATTGAGGGATTCAGCACTGGTGACATCAGGTCTGCTATGCAACAACAGCTTGGTATACCCACACAATGA